In Aegilops tauschii subsp. strangulata cultivar AL8/78 chromosome 3, Aet v6.0, whole genome shotgun sequence, one genomic interval encodes:
- the LOC109738793 gene encoding small polypeptide ROTUNDIFOLIA LIKE 3, translating into MEGDDKWKLSKKGRSRSGRNYYYGDASGSGASTSGGLSRSYSASVTATRDGSAGASGSGGGSSSSEQQKKEEAESRRRLSKKCVEAVKEHRARFYIVRRCVSMLVCWRDY; encoded by the coding sequence ATGGAGGGGGACGACAAGTGGAAGCTGTCCAAGAAGGGGCGGAGCAGATCGGGCCGGAACTACTACTACGGCGACGCGTCCGGGTCCGGGGCCAGCACCAGCGGGGGCCTGAGCCGGAGCTACTCGGCCAGCGTCACCGCCACCCGGGACGGCAGCGCCGGGGCCAGCGGGAGCGGGGGCGGGAGCTCGTCGTCGGAGCAGCAGAAGAAGGAGGAGGCCGAGTCCCGGCGGCGGCTGTCCAAGAAGTGCGTGGAGGCGGTCAAGGAGCACCGCGCGCGCTTCTACATCGTCCGCCGCTGCGTCTCCATGCTCGTCTGCTGGCGCGACTACTAG